A single region of the Nicotiana sylvestris chromosome 6, ASM39365v2, whole genome shotgun sequence genome encodes:
- the LOC138870603 gene encoding uncharacterized protein has product MTYTAAKKTSKVTVTHGKRIHQILEGESITFDDEDADGLMIHHNDALVISLLVHDTNVKRVLIDPGSSVNIILLRVVDEMQSNDKMIPKAQYLSGFDNSSVITKGEVMLAIFAEGVIKDTKFQVIDVDMAYNIILGRPWIHDIDVVSSTLHQVIKFPSQWGICQIREDQQASRSINSVGVTSMVNEVACEK; this is encoded by the coding sequence ATGACTTATACAGCTGCAAAGAAGACATCAAAAGTCACAGTCACTCATGGGAAGCGAATACACCAAATCTTGGAAGGAGAAAGTATAACATTTGATGACGAAGATGCTGACGGCTTGATGATTcatcataatgatgcactggtaatatctttacttgtacatgatactaacgtaaaacgagttttgattgacccAGGTAGCTCCGTGAATATCATTTTACTAAGAGTGGTGGATGAAATGCAATCTAACGACAAAATGATACCAAAGGCACAGTATTtgtctggatttgataattcaaGTGTTATCACAAAAGGGGAAGTAATGCTTGCTATATTTGCAGAAGGGGTTATCAAGGACACAAAGTTTCAGGTGATAGATGTAGATATGGCTTATAATATAATCTTaggaaggccatggattcatgatATAGATGTTGTATCGTCCACattgcatcaagttatcaaatttcctTCACAGTGGGGAATTTGTCAAATCCGTGAAGATCAACAAGCTTCTAGAAGTATCAATTCAGTGGGGGTTACTAGCATGGTAAACGAAGTTGCATGCGAGAAATAG
- the LOC104235525 gene encoding uncharacterized protein, whose protein sequence is MAQSGRKTEKLCINWERAFDLYLNAIACDNEVLWVQATSKLAKMSKHAPEDLLARTVPILVELLRRIPSTDLSPSIQETAAQCLKSVACQGEGRLAVLIGESGAIPSILSLLTHSDGSLRRALLKCLRNIVTFAADNRVIVATHGGLQIILNLLNTCSDDLKRYLLEILSALALLREVRRTILISGGIGFLVESARCGSMVSRCRAAQAIGLLGLVKRARRTLVDSGTFSVLLELVQVGDTSTKLVAANALGVISSHVDYIRPLANAGAIPLYAELLQGTEPMGKEIAEDVFCILAVVEENAVAIIEHLVRILRGDSVEAKAASADVLWDLAGYKHLPSVVRDSGAIPILVQLLVDQNIDVREKVSGAIAQLSYSEADRAALANSGAIPRLVDMLQDESEEMRDNAAEALVNFSEDPSLGDRISDVLNSPSFQNMQERLTQIRASDAHLAAYLRHMSFEQLTMDPALI, encoded by the coding sequence ATGGCACAGTCAGGTAGAAAAACTGAAAAGCTTTGCATAAACTGGGAACGAGCATTTGATCTTTATTTAAACGCAATCGCATGTGACAATGAGGTTTTATGGGTCCAAGCTACAAGTAAGCTTGCCAAAATGTCAAAACACGCGCCTGAGGATCTATTAGCACGCACTGTTCCGATCCTTGTAGAGCTTCTTAGAAGAATCCCTTCCACTGATCTGAGTCCTTCAATTCAGGAAACTGCTGCTCAGTGCTTGAAAAGTGTTGCTTGTCAAGGGGAAGGGAGATTGGCTGTACTTATTGGTGAATCAGGTGCCATCCCTTCTATTTTGAGTTTATTAACGCATTCTGATGGGAGTTTGCGAAGGGCTTTATTGAAATGCCTGAGAAATATTGTCACATTCGCTGCTGATAATCGTGTGATTGTAGCTACACATGGTGGGCTGCAAATCATTCTCAATTTGTTGAATACCTGCTCGGATGATCTAAAGCGGTACTTGCTAGAAATTTTGAGTGCATTGGCTCTTCTGAGAGAGGTTAGGAGGACCATTTTGATTTCAGGGGGCATTGGTTTTCTTGTTGAATCTGCTAGATGTGGCAGCATGGTATCTAGATGTAGAGCTGCTCAGGCAATTGGGTTGCTTGGATTGGTTAAGAGAGCAAGGCGCACGCTTGTTGACTCGGGCACATTTTCAGTGCTTTTAGAACTAGTTCAGGTTGGGGATACTTCCACCAAACTCGTAGCTGCCAATGCACTTGGTGTGATCTCATCTCATGTTGATTACATTAGACCACTTGCTAATGCTGGAGCAATTCCTTTGTACGCTGAGCTTCTGCAAGGAACTGAACCCATGGGTAAGGAGATTGCTGAGGATGTATTTTGCATTCTAGCAGTGGTAGAGGAGAATGCTGTAGCTATTATTGAACACTTGGTTAGAATTCTTAGAGGTGACAGTGTCGAAGCTAAAGCTGCATCTGCTGATGTACTATGGGATCTCGCAGGTTACAAGCATTTGCCATCTGTTGTGCGGGATTCAGGTGCAATTCCGATTCTGGTTCAGCTGTTAGTAGACCAAAACATTGATGTGAGGGAGAAGGTTTCTGGAGCTATCGCCCAGTTGAGTTACAGTGAAGCAGATAGAGCTGCTCTTGCAAATTCTGGAGCAATTCCGCGATTAGTAGATATGTTGCAGGACGAGTCAGAGGAAATGAGAGATAATGCAGCAGAAGCTCTTGTCAATTTCTCAGAGGACCCATCACTGGGTGATAGAATATCAGATGTGTTGAATAGTCCTTCATTCCAGAATATGCAAGAAAGACTGACGCAAATTCGTGCTTCAGATGCTCATTTGGCTGCATACCTTAGACATATGAGCTTTGAGCAATTAACTATGGACCCTGCTCTTATCTGA
- the LOC138872139 gene encoding heavy metal-associated isoprenylated plant protein 47-like, translated as MLQKIVIRVKHNCQKCQSKSLMIAAMSTGVNSVALEGEKKDEVVIIGEQVDAAGITSLLRKKVGHASLVLVDEIK; from the exons ATGCTG CAAAAGATTGTCATTAGAGTGAAGCATAATTGCCAGAAATGTCAATCAAAATCCTTGATGATTGCTGCTATGTCAACTG GAGTCAACTCGGTGGCATTAGAAGGGGAGAAGAAAGATGAAGTGGTGATAATAGGAGAACAAGTAGATGCTGCTGGTATAACCAGCTTGTTGAGGAAGAAGGTCGGCCACGCCAGCTTGGTGCTTGTTGATGAAATCAAGTGA